The genomic interval ACAGTTTTTGAGTGTATAATATCAAAATTTTGATAGTTTTCTTTATCAAACTTCACATACACCAAATCGATACCATCTAGAGACGTTCCAGACATTAATCCTATTATAAAAACTTCACTTATATTCATATCTGTAAAAATAATAAATCCTTATTGATAATATGTTACGAAATCGATATCTTTGGAATCAAATATTAAGAATATAACAAATATACATACAGATGGATTTTAGTTTAACAGAAGAACACATCATGATTCGAGATGCCGCAAGAGACTTTGCGCAAACAGAATTATTACCAGGCGTTATAGAAAGAGACAACAAACAAGAATTCCCAAATGAGTTGGTAAAAAAAATGGGAGATCTTGGTTTTCTAGGAATTATGGTAGATCCAAAATATGGAGGAAGCGGTATGGACGCCATTTCTTACGTATTAATAATGGAAGAACTTTCTAAAATTGACGCTTCTGCTTCTGTAATTGTATCAGTAAACAACTCTTTAGTATGTTACGGATTAGAAGCATATGCCAGCGAAGAACAAAAACAAAAATATTTAACAAAATTAGCCACAGGAGAATTTGTTGGCGCCTTTTGCCTAAGCGAACCAGAAGCAGGCTCTGACGCAACATCTCAAGCAACAACTGCAATAGACAAAGGAGACCACTATATAATTAACGGAACCAAAAATTGGATTACAAGTGGTGGACGTGCAGATGTTTATTTAGTAATTGCACAAACCGATAGAGAAAAAGGACACCGAGGCATCAATGCTTTTATTGTAGAAAAAGGAACAGAAGGTTTTCATGTAGGCCCAAAAGAAGACAAATTAGGAATTCGTGGTTCAGACACACACACGTTACAATTTAACGATGTAAAAGTACCAAAAGAAAATAGAATTGGTGAAGATGGATTTGGTTTTAAGTTTGCCATGAAAACACTTTCTGGCGGAAGAATCGGTATTGCAGCACAAGCTTTAGGTATTGCAGCTGGCGCGTACGAATTAGCTTTAAAATACTCTAAACAACGAAAAGCATTCGGAACCGAAATCTGCAACCACCAAGCTATTGCTTTTAAATTAGCCGATATGCACACAGAAATAGAAGCAGCAAGAATGTTGGTTATGAAAGCAGCTTGGGATAAAGACCAAGGCAACAACTACGACATGTCTAGCGCAATGGCAAAACTCTACGCTAGTAAAGTCGCTATGGAACACACCGTAGAAGCTGTTCAAATTCACGGAGGAAACGGATTTGTAAAAGACTACCACGTAGAACGCTTAATGCGAGATGCAAAAATTACACAGATTTATGAAGGTACTTCCGAGATTCAGAAAATTGTAATTTCTCGTGGAATTATCAAAGGTTAAATCACTCCTTATATATAAGATACAAAAAATCCATCTTTTTAAAAGGTGGATTTTTCTTTTGGACACAACCTTTCAAATTAGACTCGTTTATCTAAAACTATTTTATATTAATCCCAGACCTCATAATTCTTTTTTAGTTAACCAATCTTGTCATTCTGAATTTACCATTAACAACTTACGCTAATTACAAAACAAAAAATATCACTTTTACAACTCCAACTCAATATCATACAATTGCAAACCAGAGGAGGGCGCATTATTTCTCATATATTTTCTATCATTATCTTCTTTTAAAGAAGCTTCAATAAACTGCAAATCTAAATTCCCTTTTCCAACTTCAAATAACGTCGCCATCATTAATCGAATCTGGTAACGCAAAAACCCCTTCCCTCTCACCTTAAATATATAAGACTTTTCTGGAAAAAAATTAGCCGTTAAAACATCGTTCTCTATAATTTCACAAGAGTCAATTATTCTTTTAAATATCGTTTTTTCTGAAGGCCTTGTGCAGTACTTATGAAAATAATGCTCACCAGCAAACAACCTCGCCGCTTCTTCCATCGTTTCTAAATCTAGATTTCCATCAACATTTACAATAAAAGGCGCAGAAAAAGGATGGTTTTTCTCACCAAAAGAGAAGTAATAATGGTACTCTTTAATCTTCGGAGCGTTAATCACATTAAAACCTCTATCTACCTTTTGTATAGAAATAGCCCTAAAGTCTGGTGAAAAATTAGCATTTAGAGACGCTATAAAAGTATCTTCCTTCACTATTTTATCTGTAAACATTTGAATATAGTATGTATTTGCAGAAACTTTAGCATCTGTCCTCCCTACTCCAATAGTCTTATAATGAGTCTCTTCAAAAACAAAAGACAAGGTTTTATCTACCATATCGTGTAAAGTTTTAGCATTTGTTTGTTTTTGCCACCCAGAAAATCGGAAACCAAGAAATTGTAACCTAACTATATAAGAAAATGAATATTTCATAGGTGCGAATATACAATAATTGCATTTTTTTTCACAAAAGGCACATTTTTATGGATATCCTAAAATTATGATACACATTTTTACATACCCGATATTTCAAACCCTTCAAAAACCTTAAAATGAAGTTATCTCAGTTTGACCCCTATTTTTTTGAGGGTATAACATCTAAAATACACTATTTTGAAAAACCACCCCCTTGTCAGTTTAAATTTAATATTTACTTTTGACCCAGTTCAATTAATATAAAAATCACTTAACACTAAAAGAAGAAACATTATGAAAAAAGTAATTTTCACATTATTATTAGCTACTAGCCTAATAACTACAGCTCAAGAAAACGAAGACAAAGGAACTTTTACATTAAGCGGTACAGTAGATGTATACGGCACAACTAACTTTACAAGAGACCCTGGAACACCAGGAATATTAATTGCAGCTCCAGAAAATGCAAATGCATTTGGCTTAGGATTTGCTAACACCGTATTTGCTTACGAAAAAGGTAAAGCTGGTGTTGTTGCAGATATCGCTTTTGGACCAAGAGCAGATGACGCAAACATGGCAGGAGCAATTAATCAATTATATGCTTACTACAACGTATCTGATAAATTAACAATTACCGCAGGTCAGTTCAACACATTTTTAGGATATGAAGTTATCAATCCTTCAGCAAACTTTAACTACACTGTATCTTACTTATTTAATGCAGGTCCTTTTTCTCACACAGGAATAAAAGCAGACTACGCAGTTTCTGAAGACTTATCTTTCATGTTAGCTGTAACAAACGCACACGGTATTTCCAGTGCAGACGGAAACCTTACTGACGACACCCAATTAGGAGCTCAAGTAGGATACAAAGGTCAATACTTAAACTTTATTACTGGAGCAGTAAGTGCTGGAGGAGCAACAGACTGGATGTTTTTAGACTACACAGGTGGTTTCGATTTAACAGACACTTTTTACGTAGGTATAAATGCAGCTTACGCAAACTCTAGTGACGCCGACGAAGGATACCAAGGTGTAGCACTATACTTACAAAATGCTTTTTCTGACAAATTCTCTTTAGGATTAAGACCAGAACTTTTTACAACTAGCGCAGGAAGTGTAGATAGCAATGTAACAGCTTTCACTTTAACCTCTAACATTAACTTAACAAGCAACTTAAAGTTTATAACTGATTTAAGATTTGATAATTCTGACGATTATATTATCGAAGCTTTTCCAACAGAGAAAAACACTTCTACCTTAACAATGGCAGCGGTATATTCTTTCTAAGAAAAAACAAAGATCAACACATCACCTTACTAACTAAAACTTTAAATTTATATGAGCTTATTTTTAACACTATTTCAAGACACACCAGTTACAGAAGTTTCAAAAGCTGTTGAACAAATAAATGGAGACATGGGAATGCTCTGGATGCTTATTGCAGGTATCTTAGTTTTCTTAATGCAAGCAGGATTTACATTAGTAGAATCTGGAATGACAAGATCTAAGAATGCAGTTAACATTGCAATGAAAAACTTATTAGATATTTGTGTAGGCTCATTAACGTTTTGGTTAGTTGGATACTCTTTAATGTACGGAGACACTTCTAACGGATGGTTCTTCTGGAGCGGTTTATTTCAAGGTGAAGGAGCAGATTTATTTTTCCAAACTATGTTTGCTGCAACAACTGCAACTATAGTTTCTGGTGCAATTGCAGGTAGAACAAAATACTCTACATATATTATTTTCTCTATTGTAATGACCGCTGTTATTTATCCAATTTCTGGAGGATGGCAATGGCAAGGTAGTGGATGGTTAACAGAAATGGGATTCATCGATTTTGCAGGTTCTTCAATTGTACACTCTGTAGGTGGATGGGCTGCTTTAGTTGCCGCTTTTATGGTAGGTCCAAGAATTGGAAAATATGTAGATGGAAAAGTATTACCTATTCCTGGTCATAATCAAATATTAGCAACTTTAGGCGTATTCATCCTTTGGTTTGGATGGTTTGGTTTTAATGGTGGATCTCAACTAGCTTGGGGTGGCGCTGACTCTATTGCTGCATCAAACGTAGTATTAATCACAAACTTATCAGCTGCTGCTGGTGGATTAGGAGCATTAATCACTACTTGGATCTGGTACGGTAAACCTAACTTAGCACAAACTCTTAACGGTGTATTAGCTGGTTTGGTAAGTATTACTGCTGGTTGTGGAAACATGACCGCTGGAGGCGCTGTACTTGCTGGTTTAATTGGAGGTATCATTGTAGTTTTTGCAATTGAAATTATAGAAAAGAAATTAAAAATTGACGATGCTATTGGAGCTGCTTCTGTACACGGTGTTGCCGGTGCATGGGGAACTTTAGTTATAGGTCTTTGGGGAGTTGACGGAGATACAGCTATTGGATTATTCAATGGTGGTGGCGCTGCTCAATTAGGAGTTCAAGCAACTGGAGTATTAGCATATGCTGCTTGGGCAATTGGCTTATCATTTATTGTTCTTGGAATTTTAAAAGCAACAATGGGATTACGTGTAAGTAAAGAAGTAGAAATCGAAGGATTAGATGTTCACGAACATGGATCTATCGCATACCCAGGAGTTAGACAAAGAGAGTTTGACGATAAATAAAATATCAAAATAAAAGTTTAGTTATTATTATTTTTAAAAAATCACATAACTTACCAAAGTAAGTTGTGTGATTTTAACACGAAAGCTAATAAACTAAATAAATAATTAACAATTAACTATATCATGAAAAAAATAGAAGCGATTATAAGAAAATCCAAATTCAGCGCTGTAAAAGAAGCATTACACGCAGTAGATGTAAATTTCTTTTCTTATTGGGACGTTACTGGTTTAGGGAACGAAAAAGAAGGACACGTATACAGAGGTGTAAGCTACAGCACTAGCGACATACAACGTAGACACGTATCTATAGTAGTAAATGATGATTTCGAACAAATAACCATAGACGCTTTACTTAAATCAGCAGCAACAGGAGAAGTTGGTGATGGTAAAATATTCGTATCAGACGTAACAGAAGTATACAGAATAAGAACCGGAGAAAAAGGTGGTGAAACTTTAAAGAAAAAATCAAAATAAAAAAACATGGAATTATTAACAATTAACAATGTATGGATGATGATCTGTACAGCACTAGTTTTCTTTATGCACTTAGGTTTTGCATTCTTAGAAATTGGTTTAACGAGACAGAAAAACACACTTAACATACTTTTTAAAAATATATTCATCATAACAACCGGACTTTTACTATATGCATTGGTAGGTTTTAATTTAATGTACCCTGGTTTCGCAGAAGGCTCTTCTGGAATTTTTGGTTTTGCAGGATTTGGATTATCATCTCCATTAACAGCAGAAGGCGCTTTAGACCTTACTTACAATGAAGGTTACACATATTGGACTGATTTCTTATTTCAAGGAATGTTTGCTGCAACTGCCGCAACCATAGTTTCTGGTGCTGTTGCCGAAAGAATGAAAATTCTTCCATTTATGATATTCGCCGTAATATACGTAGGTATCGTTTACCCAATTGCAGGTTCTTGGAAATGGGGTGGTGGATTTTTAGACCAATTAGCAACACCTTTTTATGATTTTGCAGGTTCTACATTAGTACACTCCGTTGGTGGATGGGCAGCCGTAGTAGCTGTTTGCTTATTAGGAGCTAGAATAGGAAAATTTAAAAAAGGAGAAATACAAGCAATCCCAGGTCACAACATACCTTTAGCAACTGCTGGTGTTTTAATACTTTGGTTAGGATGGTTTGGTTTTAACGGTGGTTCTGTTTTATCTGCAGATCCAGGATTAACATCTTTAACTTTAGTAACTACTTGTTTATCTGCTGCTGCCGGTGGAGTTGTAGCTGCTATTGTTTCTACTATAATGTATAAAAATCTAGATTTAACAATGTTCTTAAATGGTATTTTAGGAGGATTAGTGGGTATTACTGCAGGAGCAGATCAAATGTCTCCTACAGATGCTATTTTAATTGGTGCTATCGCTGGTGCAATTATTGTTTTTGCAGTTAGTTTAATAGATAAATTAAAATTAGATGACCCGGTTGGTGCTATTGCAGTTCACTTAATATGTGGTATTTGGGGAACTTTAGCAGTAGGTATATTTGGTAACCTTGCAGGTGTAGATCAATTTATTAGTCAACTAATTGGAGTAGCTTCTTATGCAGTATTTTGCTTAGCAACTTCGTTTATCATTATATACACTCTAAAGAAAACAATGGGAATTAGAGTTAGTGAAAAAGAAGAATTAGAAGGATTAGATGTTCATGAACATGGTATGGATGCATACCCTGATTTTCGTCTAAACGAGCACTAGTCACTTAATTAAAATGATGTTAAAAGTCTGCAAATTTAAAAATTTGTGGACTTTTTTTCTTATTTTATGAATATGCTAATAAAATTCCCTTAGATTGTCATAAGTAATCTTTTTACACGGTTTTATTGTTTTCATCATAAAAATCACATTAAAACAGCAAGAATACTGAATCCTTTTCAATAAAATACATAGATTTGTATATATAATTGAACACAATATGGAGAAACAAGGATTATACTTACCAGAGTTTGAACACGAAAATTGCGGTGCTGGTTTTATCTGTAATTTGAATGGAGATAAAACAAATCAAATCATACATGATGCCCTAGAAATTCTAGTAAAACTAGAACATAGAGGAGGTGTTAGTGCAGATGGAAAAACAGGAGATGGAGCCGGAATTTTAATAGACATACCTCACGACTACTTTAAACGAGTCTGTAATTTTCCTATACCCGAACAACGCGAATATGCAGTTGGAATGGTGTTTCTTCCAAAGGTTAGTAACCAATATGATTTCTGTAAAACCACATTTGAAGAAGAAATAAAACAACAAGGACTTGCCATTTTAGGTTGGAGAGAAGTTCCTGTAGACCCTTCTCAATTAGGAGAAATTGCCCTGACCTCTGAACCTAATATTGAGCAATTATTTGTAGGTAAAACAGATGAAATTGACGAAGCTACCTTTAAAGCGAAATTATATGCTGCTAGAAAAATAGCAGAACATACTATCAGAAAATCTAAAATTTCTGAAAGCAAATATTTTTACATTCCTAGTTTATCTATCACCACAATTATCTACAAAGGTATTATTATGCCAGAAGATATTGGACCTTATTATTTAGATTTACAAGAAATAGATTTAGTAACACGTTTAGCATTAGTACACCAACGTTTTTCTACTAATACAATGCCAACTTGGGAGTTAGCCCAACCATTTAGACACATGTGTCAGAATGGAGAAATTAATACTTTACGTGGTAATGTTAGTAGAATGAGAGTTCGAGAAGAAATCATGAAAAGTGATGTTTTTGGACCACAAATAGATAAATTATTCCCAATTATATTACCAGGAAAATCAGATTCTGCTTCTATGGATATGGTGGTTGAGTTATTAACCCACACCGGTCGTTCATTACCAGAAATTATGATGATGATGATTCCTGAAGCTTGGGAAAAACATAAAACCATGTCTAAGGAGCGTAAAGCTTTTTATGAATATAATGGTTGTATTATGGAACCTTGGGATGGACCTGCATCTGTACCTTTTACAGATGGAGATTATATTGGAGCTTTATTAGATAGAAATGGTTTAAGACCATCTAGATATACGGTTACAAAAAGTGGTAGCTTAATTATGTCATCAGAAATTGGTGTTGTAGATGTTGCCCCTGAAGACGTAAAAGAACACGGAAGATTAGAGCCAGGAAAAATGTTCTTGGTAGACATGAATGAAGGTAGAATTATTCAGGATGAAGAAATAAAAAGTAAAATTGTTTCTGAAAGACCGTATCAAGAATGGTTAGACAAATCTCGTTTACACTTAAAAGATGTTCCTTATAATGGTGAAACTTGTCCAATTGAAACCATTGACGTAAAAACGCGTCAACGTTTATTTAATTATACTTTTGAAGATATTCAAGAAGTAATTACACCAATGGCAATTGTTGGAAAAGAAGCCTTAGGATCAATGGGAATTGATACTCCTCTAGCTGTTTTATCAGACAGACCTCAATTAATATCAAACTACTTTAAACAATTATTCGCACAAGTTACAAACCCACCTTTAGATGGAATTCGTGAAGAAATTGTAACTGACATTAGTTTAAATTTAGGAAAAGACAGAAATATTTTCAGCATTACAAACAGACAGTGTAGAAAACTAAGAATTCAGAACCCTGTTATTTCTAATGCCGATTTAGAAAAAATAAGAAATATAGATATTGAAAGCTTCAAAGCGAAGACTATTGAAATTTTATATCCAAAAGCACAAGGATTAAACGGACTTGAAGATGCTTTAGACGCAATTGTTATTCAGGTAGAAAAAGCAATTGAAGAAAAAAACAACATCATTATATTATCAGACCGTGGCGTAAACCAAGAGTTTGCTCCTATCCCTGCTTTATTAGCATGTTCTTTTGTAAATCATCAATTAAACCGTTTACGTAAGCGTTCTTATTTCGATATTATTATTGAATCTGCAGAACCACGTGAACCGCATCATTTTGCAACTTTATTTGGTTATGGCGCTAGTGCTGTAAACCCATATATGGTTAATGAAATTATCAGAATGCAAGTTAAAGAAGGCTTCATAACTGGTATAGACGAGCAAAAAGCTGTTGATAATTTCAACCAAGCAATTGGTAAAGGAATTTTAAAAGTAATGAACAAAATAGGGATCTCTACTTTACACTCTTATAGAGGTTCTCAGATTTTCGAAATTGTAGGTTTTAACTCTCAATTTGTTGAAAAATATTTCCCATACACCGCTTCAAGAATCGAAGGTATTGGTTTATATGAAGTTGAAAAAGAAATTGACCAACGCTATAAACAAGCATATCCAGATAATCAAATTGACAAAAACTTAGGTTTAAATGTTGGTGGAGATTATAGATGGAGAAGAAATGGTGAGCGCCACTTATTTAACCCAACGACAGTTGCAAAACTACAGCAAGCAGTTCGTTTAAGTGATCAGGCGAGTTATGATGTATACGCTAAAACAATTAACGAACAATCAGAAAGTTTAATGACAATTCGTGGTTTGTTTCAGTTTGACAACTTAGATCCAATTCCATTAGAAGAAGTAGAACCTTGGACAGATATTGTAAAACGTTTTAAAACGGGTGCCATGTCTTACGGATCTATCTCTAGAGAAGCACACGAAAACTTAGCAATTGCTATGAATAGAATTGGAGGAAAATCTAATTCTGGTGAAGGTGGAGAAGACAGAAAACGTTTTCAAAAAGACATCAATGGAGACAGCAGAAACTCTGCAATTAAACAAGTAGCATCTGGTAGATTTGGAGTAACTTCTCACTATCTATCTAGTGCAAAAGAAATACAAATAAAAATGGCTCAAGGAGCCAAACCTGGTGAAGGTGGTCAATTACCTGGATCAAAGGTTTTACCTTGGATTGCAGCAGCAAGAAACTCAACTCCTTTTGTTGGATTGATTTCTCCTCCTCCTCATCACGATATTTATTCAATTGAAGATTTAGCACAATTAATCTACGATTTAAAGAACGCAAACAGAGACGCTAGAATTAACGTAAAGTTAGTTTCTGAAGTTGGTGTTGGTACTATTGCTGCTGGTGTTGCCAAAGCAAAAGCAGATGTTGTACTAATTGCTGGTTACGACGGTGGTACTGGAGCCTCTCCTCTTACCTCATTAAAACACGCTGGTTTACCTTGGGAACTTGGTTTAGCTGAAGCACAACAAACTTTAGTTCTTAATGATTTAAGAAGTAGAATTGTTGTAGAATGTGATGGACAATTAAAAACAGGTCGTGATGTTGCCATTGCAGCTTTATTAGGTGCTGAGGAATTTGGTTTTGCAACCGCTCCTTTAGTTGCTTCAGGTTGTATTATGATGCGTAAATGTCACTTAAATACCTGTCCGGTTGGTATTGCAACTCAAGATAAAGAGCTACGTAAAAACTTTAAAGGAACACCAGAACACGTAATTAACTTCTTCTTCTATATTGCAGAAGAATTAAGAGCAATTATGGCACAACTAGGTTTTAGAACACTAGACGAAATGGTGGGTCAGACTCATAAAATTAACGCAAACAAAGCGATAAACCACTATAAAGCAAAAGGTTTAGATTTATCTAGTATTTTACACAGACCA from Polaribacter sejongensis carries:
- a CDS encoding acyl-CoA dehydrogenase is translated as MDFSLTEEHIMIRDAARDFAQTELLPGVIERDNKQEFPNELVKKMGDLGFLGIMVDPKYGGSGMDAISYVLIMEELSKIDASASVIVSVNNSLVCYGLEAYASEEQKQKYLTKLATGEFVGAFCLSEPEAGSDATSQATTAIDKGDHYIINGTKNWITSGGRADVYLVIAQTDREKGHRGINAFIVEKGTEGFHVGPKEDKLGIRGSDTHTLQFNDVKVPKENRIGEDGFGFKFAMKTLSGGRIGIAAQALGIAAGAYELALKYSKQRKAFGTEICNHQAIAFKLADMHTEIEAARMLVMKAAWDKDQGNNYDMSSAMAKLYASKVAMEHTVEAVQIHGGNGFVKDYHVERLMRDAKITQIYEGTSEIQKIVISRGIIKG
- a CDS encoding P-II family nitrogen regulator; translation: MKKIEAIIRKSKFSAVKEALHAVDVNFFSYWDVTGLGNEKEGHVYRGVSYSTSDIQRRHVSIVVNDDFEQITIDALLKSAATGEVGDGKIFVSDVTEVYRIRTGEKGGETLKKKSK
- the gltB gene encoding glutamate synthase large subunit is translated as MEKQGLYLPEFEHENCGAGFICNLNGDKTNQIIHDALEILVKLEHRGGVSADGKTGDGAGILIDIPHDYFKRVCNFPIPEQREYAVGMVFLPKVSNQYDFCKTTFEEEIKQQGLAILGWREVPVDPSQLGEIALTSEPNIEQLFVGKTDEIDEATFKAKLYAARKIAEHTIRKSKISESKYFYIPSLSITTIIYKGIIMPEDIGPYYLDLQEIDLVTRLALVHQRFSTNTMPTWELAQPFRHMCQNGEINTLRGNVSRMRVREEIMKSDVFGPQIDKLFPIILPGKSDSASMDMVVELLTHTGRSLPEIMMMMIPEAWEKHKTMSKERKAFYEYNGCIMEPWDGPASVPFTDGDYIGALLDRNGLRPSRYTVTKSGSLIMSSEIGVVDVAPEDVKEHGRLEPGKMFLVDMNEGRIIQDEEIKSKIVSERPYQEWLDKSRLHLKDVPYNGETCPIETIDVKTRQRLFNYTFEDIQEVITPMAIVGKEALGSMGIDTPLAVLSDRPQLISNYFKQLFAQVTNPPLDGIREEIVTDISLNLGKDRNIFSITNRQCRKLRIQNPVISNADLEKIRNIDIESFKAKTIEILYPKAQGLNGLEDALDAIVIQVEKAIEEKNNIIILSDRGVNQEFAPIPALLACSFVNHQLNRLRKRSYFDIIIESAEPREPHHFATLFGYGASAVNPYMVNEIIRMQVKEGFITGIDEQKAVDNFNQAIGKGILKVMNKIGISTLHSYRGSQIFEIVGFNSQFVEKYFPYTASRIEGIGLYEVEKEIDQRYKQAYPDNQIDKNLGLNVGGDYRWRRNGERHLFNPTTVAKLQQAVRLSDQASYDVYAKTINEQSESLMTIRGLFQFDNLDPIPLEEVEPWTDIVKRFKTGAMSYGSISREAHENLAIAMNRIGGKSNSGEGGEDRKRFQKDINGDSRNSAIKQVASGRFGVTSHYLSSAKEIQIKMAQGAKPGEGGQLPGSKVLPWIAAARNSTPFVGLISPPPHHDIYSIEDLAQLIYDLKNANRDARINVKLVSEVGVGTIAAGVAKAKADVVLIAGYDGGTGASPLTSLKHAGLPWELGLAEAQQTLVLNDLRSRIVVECDGQLKTGRDVAIAALLGAEEFGFATAPLVASGCIMMRKCHLNTCPVGIATQDKELRKNFKGTPEHVINFFFYIAEELRAIMAQLGFRTLDEMVGQTHKINANKAINHYKAKGLDLSSILHRPTAYRSMIVKNTEKQDHNLEGVLDFTILKDSHRALYRKEKMNLAYPIKNTNRTVGAIVSHEISKIYGHLGLPEDTLNINFTGSAGQSFGAFGAHGLTFTLDGNTNDYLGKGLSGAKLIVKKPAKADFLAENNIIVGNVCMFGAVAGEAYINGIAGERFAVRNSGATAVVEGVGDHCCEYMTGGKVVVLGKTGRNFAAGMSGGIAYVYDPNNTFINGLCNTETIEFEEISEEVAAELKATIEKHVLYTDSKKGAELLADWDTSLKNFVKVMPIEYKKALKRIETEEPMFEELTIA
- a CDS encoding tRNA pseudouridine(38-40) synthase TruA; translation: MKYSFSYIVRLQFLGFRFSGWQKQTNAKTLHDMVDKTLSFVFEETHYKTIGVGRTDAKVSANTYYIQMFTDKIVKEDTFIASLNANFSPDFRAISIQKVDRGFNVINAPKIKEYHYYFSFGEKNHPFSAPFIVNVDGNLDLETMEEAARLFAGEHYFHKYCTRPSEKTIFKRIIDSCEIIENDVLTANFFPEKSYIFKVRGKGFLRYQIRLMMATLFEVGKGNLDLQFIEASLKEDNDRKYMRNNAPSSGLQLYDIELEL
- a CDS encoding ammonium transporter; protein product: MSLFLTLFQDTPVTEVSKAVEQINGDMGMLWMLIAGILVFLMQAGFTLVESGMTRSKNAVNIAMKNLLDICVGSLTFWLVGYSLMYGDTSNGWFFWSGLFQGEGADLFFQTMFAATTATIVSGAIAGRTKYSTYIIFSIVMTAVIYPISGGWQWQGSGWLTEMGFIDFAGSSIVHSVGGWAALVAAFMVGPRIGKYVDGKVLPIPGHNQILATLGVFILWFGWFGFNGGSQLAWGGADSIAASNVVLITNLSAAAGGLGALITTWIWYGKPNLAQTLNGVLAGLVSITAGCGNMTAGGAVLAGLIGGIIVVFAIEIIEKKLKIDDAIGAASVHGVAGAWGTLVIGLWGVDGDTAIGLFNGGGAAQLGVQATGVLAYAAWAIGLSFIVLGILKATMGLRVSKEVEIEGLDVHEHGSIAYPGVRQREFDDK
- a CDS encoding outer membrane beta-barrel protein, producing the protein MKKVIFTLLLATSLITTAQENEDKGTFTLSGTVDVYGTTNFTRDPGTPGILIAAPENANAFGLGFANTVFAYEKGKAGVVADIAFGPRADDANMAGAINQLYAYYNVSDKLTITAGQFNTFLGYEVINPSANFNYTVSYLFNAGPFSHTGIKADYAVSEDLSFMLAVTNAHGISSADGNLTDDTQLGAQVGYKGQYLNFITGAVSAGGATDWMFLDYTGGFDLTDTFYVGINAAYANSSDADEGYQGVALYLQNAFSDKFSLGLRPELFTTSAGSVDSNVTAFTLTSNINLTSNLKFITDLRFDNSDDYIIEAFPTEKNTSTLTMAAVYSF
- a CDS encoding ammonium transporter — encoded protein: MELLTINNVWMMICTALVFFMHLGFAFLEIGLTRQKNTLNILFKNIFIITTGLLLYALVGFNLMYPGFAEGSSGIFGFAGFGLSSPLTAEGALDLTYNEGYTYWTDFLFQGMFAATAATIVSGAVAERMKILPFMIFAVIYVGIVYPIAGSWKWGGGFLDQLATPFYDFAGSTLVHSVGGWAAVVAVCLLGARIGKFKKGEIQAIPGHNIPLATAGVLILWLGWFGFNGGSVLSADPGLTSLTLVTTCLSAAAGGVVAAIVSTIMYKNLDLTMFLNGILGGLVGITAGADQMSPTDAILIGAIAGAIIVFAVSLIDKLKLDDPVGAIAVHLICGIWGTLAVGIFGNLAGVDQFISQLIGVASYAVFCLATSFIIIYTLKKTMGIRVSEKEELEGLDVHEHGMDAYPDFRLNEH